One window of Nocardioides dongkuii genomic DNA carries:
- the guaB gene encoding IMP dehydrogenase, translated as MELPDKFAALGLTYDDVLLLPGHSDLAPSDIDLTSRLTREISLKVPLVSAAMDTVTESRMAIAMARQGGLGVLHRNLSIEDQAYQVDLVKRTQTGIISNPVTIGPDATLEQLDKLAGEFRISGFPVVDGEQRLIGIITNRDLRFTPVAEWATTKVDEVMTPMPLITGPADISREDATLLLRQHKRERLPLVDDQGRLTGLITVKDFVKSEQFPNASNDAAGRLMVGAAIGYFGDAWQRATTLIEAGADVLVADTAHGNVRLLLDMVRRLKTDPATKHVQVVGGNVATREGAQAFVDAGVDAVKVGVGPGSICTTRVVTGVGVPQVSAVYEASLACKPAGVPVIADGGLKYSGEIAKALVAGADTVMIGSLLAGCEESPGDLVFVNGKQFKAYRGMGSLAAMSSRGKKSYSKDRYFQAEVASDDKIVPEGIEGQVAYRGPLAAVAHQLIGGLTQSMFYVGAATVPELQEKGRFIRITSASLQESHPHDVQMTAEAPNYSGR; from the coding sequence GTGGAGCTCCCCGACAAGTTCGCGGCCCTGGGCCTGACCTACGACGACGTCCTGCTGCTGCCGGGCCACTCCGACCTGGCGCCCTCCGACATCGACCTGACCTCGCGCCTGACGCGGGAGATCTCCCTGAAGGTGCCGCTGGTCAGCGCCGCCATGGACACCGTCACCGAGTCGCGGATGGCGATCGCGATGGCGCGCCAGGGCGGGCTCGGCGTGCTGCACCGCAACCTCTCGATCGAGGACCAGGCCTACCAGGTCGACCTGGTCAAGCGCACCCAGACCGGCATCATCTCCAACCCGGTCACCATCGGCCCCGACGCGACCCTGGAGCAGCTCGACAAGCTCGCGGGCGAGTTCCGCATCTCCGGCTTCCCGGTCGTCGACGGCGAGCAGCGCCTGATCGGCATCATCACCAACCGCGACCTGCGGTTCACCCCCGTCGCGGAGTGGGCGACCACCAAGGTCGACGAGGTGATGACGCCGATGCCGCTCATCACCGGCCCCGCCGACATCAGCCGCGAGGACGCCACCCTGCTGCTGCGCCAGCACAAGCGCGAGCGGCTGCCGCTCGTCGACGACCAGGGCCGGCTCACCGGCCTGATCACCGTCAAGGACTTCGTGAAGTCCGAGCAGTTCCCGAACGCCTCCAACGACGCCGCCGGGCGGCTGATGGTCGGTGCGGCGATCGGCTACTTCGGCGACGCGTGGCAGCGGGCCACGACCCTGATCGAGGCCGGTGCCGACGTCCTGGTCGCCGACACCGCCCACGGCAACGTCCGGCTGCTGCTCGACATGGTGCGCCGGCTCAAGACCGACCCGGCGACCAAGCACGTGCAGGTGGTCGGCGGCAACGTCGCGACCCGCGAGGGCGCCCAGGCGTTCGTCGACGCCGGCGTCGACGCGGTCAAGGTCGGGGTCGGTCCCGGCTCGATCTGCACTACCCGCGTGGTCACCGGCGTGGGCGTCCCGCAGGTCAGCGCCGTCTACGAGGCCTCGCTCGCCTGCAAGCCCGCCGGCGTCCCCGTCATCGCCGACGGCGGCCTGAAGTACTCCGGCGAGATCGCCAAGGCTCTGGTCGCCGGCGCCGACACCGTGATGATCGGTTCGCTCCTCGCCGGCTGCGAGGAGTCGCCCGGCGACCTGGTCTTCGTCAACGGCAAGCAGTTCAAGGCCTACCGCGGCATGGGCTCGCTGGCCGCGATGTCGAGCCGCGGCAAGAAGTCGTACTCCAAGGACCGCTACTTCCAGGCCGAGGTCGCCAGCGACGACAAGATCGTGCCCGAGGGCATCGAGGGCCAGGTCGCCTACCGCGGGCCGCTGGCCGCGGTCGCCCACCAGCTCATCGGCGGGCTGACCCAGTCGATGTTCTACGTCGGCGCCGCGACCGTCCCGGAGCTGCAGGAGAAGGGCCGGTTCATCCGGATCACCTCCGCCTCGCTCCAGGAGAGCCACCCCCACGACGTGCAGATGACCGCCGAGGCGCCCAACTACAGCGGCCGGTAG
- the zwf gene encoding glucose-6-phosphate dehydrogenase → MPTHDVDDLAPHVLVLFGATGDLARRKLFPGLYALAAAGRLPERYAVIGSGRHSPGSDEEFRDQVREALAESVDDLDEQVVDGLLERVSFRTSDADDGADLAAAVREAEEELGDGATDDVRRLVYLSLPPAIMGDMVAMLGREDLVERARLVVEKPFGLDLASSRELDAALKDVVEEDQVFRIDHFIGKEAVQNILALRFANRLFEPAWDRRSVASVQIDVPEDLGLEGRGGFYESTGCLRDMISTHLCQLLGFVALEDPGSLDAPSLRDAKAAVFADLRPFDPARVVFGQFEGYRDDEDVADDSEVETFVALEAYVDNERWRDVPFYLRTGKAMPEGRRTITLRFRPSENRLFGGDPGPNELVLELTDDPVVTVDIRAKRPGPDPVLTDATLRLDLGEQTDQEPLEAYERLLLDVLRGDQTLFTRGDEVDRLWQVCQPVLDDRPEVQPYPQGSWGPQAALDLPRGGWRLGD, encoded by the coding sequence GTGCCCACCCACGACGTCGACGACCTCGCCCCCCACGTCCTGGTGCTCTTCGGGGCCACCGGCGACCTGGCCCGCCGCAAGCTGTTCCCGGGCCTCTACGCCCTCGCGGCCGCGGGCCGGCTGCCCGAGCGGTACGCCGTCATCGGCAGCGGCCGGCACTCGCCGGGCTCCGACGAGGAGTTCCGCGACCAGGTGCGGGAGGCCTTGGCCGAGTCGGTCGACGACCTCGACGAGCAGGTGGTCGACGGGCTCCTGGAGCGGGTGTCGTTCCGGACCTCCGACGCCGACGACGGCGCCGACCTGGCCGCCGCCGTCCGCGAGGCGGAGGAGGAGCTCGGCGACGGCGCGACCGACGACGTACGGCGGCTGGTGTACCTCTCCCTGCCGCCCGCCATCATGGGCGACATGGTCGCCATGCTCGGCCGCGAGGACCTGGTCGAGCGCGCCCGCCTGGTGGTCGAGAAGCCGTTCGGCCTCGACCTGGCGTCCTCGCGCGAGCTGGACGCCGCCCTCAAGGACGTCGTCGAGGAGGACCAGGTCTTCCGCATCGACCACTTCATCGGCAAGGAGGCGGTGCAGAACATCCTCGCGCTGCGCTTCGCCAACCGGCTCTTCGAGCCGGCCTGGGACCGCCGCTCGGTTGCCAGCGTGCAGATCGACGTCCCCGAGGACCTCGGGCTCGAGGGCCGCGGCGGCTTCTACGAGTCCACCGGCTGCCTGCGCGACATGATCTCGACCCACCTGTGCCAGCTGCTCGGGTTCGTCGCCCTCGAGGACCCCGGCAGCCTCGACGCCCCGTCGCTGCGCGACGCGAAGGCGGCGGTCTTCGCCGACCTCCGCCCCTTCGACCCCGCCCGGGTGGTGTTCGGCCAGTTCGAGGGCTACCGCGACGACGAGGACGTCGCCGACGACTCCGAGGTCGAGACCTTCGTCGCCCTCGAGGCGTACGTCGACAACGAGCGCTGGCGCGACGTCCCCTTCTACCTGCGCACCGGCAAGGCGATGCCCGAGGGCCGCCGCACCATCACGCTGCGCTTCCGCCCCTCGGAGAACCGGCTCTTCGGCGGCGACCCCGGACCCAACGAGCTGGTCCTGGAGCTCACCGACGACCCGGTCGTCACCGTCGACATCCGGGCCAAGCGGCCCGGCCCCGACCCGGTGCTGACCGACGCCACGCTGCGGCTCGACCTCGGGGAGCAGACCGACCAGGAGCCGCTCGAGGCCTACGAGCGGCTGCTGCTCGACGTGCTGCGCGGCGACCAGACGCTGTTCACCCGCGGCGACGAGGTGGACCGGCTCTGGCAGGTCTGCCAGCCGGTGCTCGACGACCGGCCCGAGGTGCAGCCCTACCCGCAGGGGTCCTGGGGGCCGCAGGCGGCGCTGGACCTGCCCCGGGGCGGGTGGCGGCTCGGTGACTGA
- a CDS encoding glycoside hydrolase family 15 protein, producing MTDPDGDFLPIADHGLIGDLRTCALVGADATIDWFCAPRFDSPSVLGALLDPEQGGAWRLGPVGGATTTTQFYFPDSAILVTRFLTEEGVAEVHDFMPLIRAHDPDHRQRLTRRVVAVRGRVRIRMELTARPDYGRCHPTTEVVDQGVLIAGDGVRLGLTSTADLDTSDGSVSAEVTLGPGDQALFVLHVLGDGEDLRPDDGDATERLFDQTAAYWRGWLSQSTYTGRWREMVNRSALTLKLLTHEPSGAIVAAPTTSLPEERGGSRNWDYRYVWIRDAAFSLYALLRLGFTDEAAAFMEWLSQRMGEDREENPELGPLRVLYTIDGDIPHESELDHLRGYADSRPVRIGNGAVDQLQLDIYGELIDSVYLFNKYGPGLSHDAWADLTRLLEWVLANWEREDAGMWEIRDQPRAHTTSRLMCWVAIERMMRIARQRGLPGDLAGWAEVRDAVYHRIMEHCWDEEVGAFMQHEGADTVDAGVLLMPMVKFVAPNDPRFVSTLRVIEERLVSDTLVFRYDLGRSPDGVDGTEGTFSICSFWYVEALTRIGRLDDARLALEKMFSYANHLGLYGEQVGLTGDQLGNFPQAFTHLSLISAALNLDRALG from the coding sequence GTGACTGACCCGGACGGCGACTTCCTGCCGATCGCCGACCACGGGCTGATCGGCGACCTGCGCACCTGCGCGCTGGTCGGCGCGGACGCGACCATCGACTGGTTCTGCGCCCCTCGCTTCGACTCGCCCAGCGTGCTGGGCGCGCTCCTCGACCCCGAGCAGGGCGGCGCCTGGCGGCTCGGCCCGGTCGGCGGCGCGACCACGACGACGCAGTTCTACTTCCCCGACTCCGCGATCCTCGTGACCCGTTTCCTCACCGAGGAGGGCGTCGCCGAGGTGCACGACTTCATGCCACTGATCCGCGCCCACGACCCCGACCACCGGCAGCGGCTCACCCGCCGGGTCGTCGCGGTGCGCGGACGCGTCCGGATCCGGATGGAGCTCACCGCGCGGCCCGACTACGGCCGGTGCCACCCGACCACGGAGGTCGTCGACCAGGGGGTGCTGATCGCCGGCGACGGCGTACGCCTCGGCCTGACCTCGACCGCCGACCTCGACACCAGCGACGGCTCGGTCTCGGCCGAGGTCACGCTCGGCCCCGGCGACCAGGCGCTCTTCGTCCTGCACGTGCTCGGCGACGGGGAGGACCTGCGCCCCGACGACGGCGACGCCACCGAGCGACTCTTCGACCAGACCGCGGCGTACTGGCGCGGCTGGCTCTCCCAGTCGACGTACACCGGCCGGTGGCGGGAGATGGTCAACCGCTCCGCGCTGACCCTCAAGCTGCTCACCCACGAGCCGAGCGGCGCGATCGTCGCCGCGCCCACCACGAGCCTCCCGGAGGAGCGGGGCGGCAGCCGCAACTGGGACTACCGCTACGTCTGGATCCGCGACGCGGCGTTCAGCCTGTACGCGCTGCTGCGCCTGGGGTTCACCGACGAGGCGGCGGCGTTCATGGAGTGGCTCTCCCAGCGGATGGGCGAGGACCGCGAGGAGAACCCCGAGCTCGGGCCGCTGCGGGTGCTCTACACGATCGACGGCGACATCCCCCACGAGTCCGAGCTCGACCACCTGCGCGGGTACGCCGACTCCCGCCCGGTGCGGATCGGCAACGGTGCGGTCGACCAGCTCCAGCTCGACATCTACGGCGAGCTGATCGACTCGGTCTACCTGTTCAACAAGTACGGCCCCGGCCTCAGCCACGACGCGTGGGCGGACCTCACCCGGCTGCTGGAGTGGGTGCTGGCCAACTGGGAGCGCGAGGACGCCGGGATGTGGGAGATCCGCGACCAGCCGCGGGCGCACACGACGTCCCGGCTGATGTGCTGGGTCGCCATCGAGCGGATGATGCGGATCGCCCGGCAGCGCGGGCTGCCCGGTGACCTGGCCGGCTGGGCCGAGGTCCGCGACGCGGTCTACCACCGGATCATGGAGCACTGCTGGGACGAGGAGGTCGGGGCCTTCATGCAGCACGAGGGCGCCGACACCGTCGACGCCGGCGTGCTGCTGATGCCGATGGTGAAGTTCGTGGCGCCGAACGACCCGCGCTTCGTCTCCACGCTCCGGGTGATCGAGGAGCGGCTGGTCTCCGACACCCTGGTGTTCCGCTACGACCTCGGCCGCAGCCCGGACGGCGTCGACGGCACCGAGGGCACCTTCTCGATCTGCTCGTTCTGGTACGTCGAGGCGCTGACCCGCATCGGCCGGCTCGACGACGCCCGGCTCGCGCTCGAGAAGATGTTCAGCTATGCCAACCACCTCGGCCTGTACGGCGAGCAGGTCGGCCTCACCGGCGACCAGCTCGGCAACTTCCCCCAGGCCTTCACCCACCTCAGCCTGATCAGCGCCGCCCTCAACCTGGACCGCGCCCTCGGCTGA
- a CDS encoding GNAT family N-acetyltransferase, with protein sequence MLWRVRTTLPDRPGALAALAQHCGEAGVNILGLQVFPGAEDGPGTVTDELVVRTPSDWGPGEIARLVEASGGVHVVSVPCTEAALGDQPVRYVRAARRILAQPAAFPELVALLLDAEADPPDGTGRPQDVLTMTVGDVEVQVRRTAPFTATERARGAEVAGLVTDVLQRDREPDGVAAPAPGRRLGGGQVPEYVAEGSSVSAVVGDAVVGLATVGAASPDEAGARSLVLRVDPAWQRRGIGTRLLVEGARLAQLLGASEVVLTTRADNRAVLPMVLAAGMRGRIRMAADVLTVRVPLAPGLTRSRVTP encoded by the coding sequence ATGCTGTGGAGAGTGCGCACGACCCTGCCCGACCGCCCCGGCGCGCTCGCCGCCCTCGCGCAGCACTGCGGGGAGGCGGGGGTGAACATCCTGGGTCTCCAGGTCTTCCCCGGCGCCGAGGACGGGCCCGGGACGGTCACCGACGAGCTCGTGGTGCGGACGCCCTCGGACTGGGGGCCCGGCGAGATCGCGCGGCTGGTCGAGGCCTCGGGCGGCGTCCACGTCGTCTCGGTGCCGTGCACGGAGGCGGCGCTCGGCGACCAGCCGGTCCGCTACGTCCGGGCGGCCCGCCGGATCCTCGCCCAGCCGGCCGCGTTCCCGGAGCTCGTGGCGCTGCTGCTGGACGCCGAGGCGGACCCGCCGGACGGCACCGGCCGGCCCCAGGACGTGCTGACGATGACCGTCGGCGACGTCGAGGTGCAGGTCCGGCGCACCGCGCCGTTCACGGCCACCGAGCGGGCCCGCGGCGCCGAGGTCGCCGGCCTCGTGACCGACGTCCTCCAGCGCGACCGCGAGCCGGACGGCGTCGCGGCCCCCGCGCCGGGCCGGCGGCTGGGCGGCGGCCAGGTGCCCGAGTACGTCGCGGAGGGCAGCTCGGTCTCGGCGGTCGTCGGGGACGCGGTGGTCGGGCTGGCGACGGTCGGTGCGGCCTCCCCCGACGAGGCCGGCGCGCGCTCGCTGGTGCTGCGGGTCGACCCGGCCTGGCAGCGCCGCGGCATCGGGACCCGGCTGCTGGTCGAGGGCGCGCGGCTCGCGCAGCTGCTGGGGGCCTCCGAGGTGGTGCTGACCACCCGCGCGGACAACCGGGCGGTGCTGCCGATGGTGCTGGCCGCCGGCATGCGCGGCCGGATCCGGATGGCGGCCGACGTGCTCACGGTGCGGGTGCCGCTGGCGCCGGGTCTCACGCGCAGCCGGGTGACTCCCTGA
- a CDS encoding SigE family RNA polymerase sigma factor, producing MRRRDAADDAAFTEFAAGARRRLRSTAYLLCGDWDRASDHVQEGLVRVYVAWPRLVKQGGELGYARKAVVSAFLDASRRRSSREVPVEPDPSRASTEDVASAVADRAALMAALARLPERQRACVVLRYFEELDVRETALALGCSEGTVKSQTSRGLGSLRSMFESASRDELTVNSAGSPSW from the coding sequence ATGAGGCGCCGGGACGCCGCGGACGACGCGGCGTTCACCGAGTTCGCCGCCGGCGCCCGGCGACGGCTGCGCAGCACGGCGTACCTGCTGTGCGGGGACTGGGACCGGGCCTCCGACCACGTCCAGGAGGGGCTGGTCCGGGTGTACGTCGCCTGGCCGCGGCTGGTGAAGCAGGGCGGCGAGCTCGGCTACGCCCGCAAGGCGGTGGTCTCGGCGTTCCTCGACGCGAGCCGGCGCCGGTCGAGCCGGGAGGTGCCGGTCGAGCCGGACCCGTCCCGGGCCTCGACCGAGGACGTCGCGTCCGCGGTCGCCGACCGGGCCGCGCTGATGGCGGCGCTCGCCCGGCTGCCGGAGCGGCAGCGGGCCTGCGTCGTGCTGCGCTACTTCGAGGAGCTCGACGTCCGCGAGACCGCGCTGGCCCTCGGGTGCAGCGAGGGCACCGTCAAGAGCCAGACCTCCCGGGGCCTGGGCTCGCTGCGGTCCATGTTCGAGAGCGCGTCACGCGACGAGCTCACCGTCAACAGTGCAGGGAGCCCGTCATGGTGA
- the groL gene encoding chaperonin GroEL (60 kDa chaperone family; promotes refolding of misfolded polypeptides especially under stressful conditions; forms two stacked rings of heptamers to form a barrel-shaped 14mer; ends can be capped by GroES; misfolded proteins enter the barrel where they are refolded when GroES binds), whose amino-acid sequence MPKILEFDENARRALERGVDALANAVKVTLGPKGRYVVLDKKWGAPTITNDGVTVAREIELDDPFENLGAQLTKEVATKTNDVAGDGTTTATVLAQAMVHEGLRAVTAGANPMGLKRGMDAAAEAVGEALRAAAREVDSKEDMASVATISSRDAHIGDLLAQAFDKVGKDGVITVEESNTMGTELDFTEGMQFDKGYISAYFVTDPERMEAVLDDPYILLHQGKISAIADLLPLLEKVIQAGKPLFILAEDVDGEALSTLVVNKIRGTFNAVAVKAPAFGDRRKAMMQDIATLTGGQVIAPEVGLKLDQVGLEVLGQARRVVITKDNTTIVDGAGDTAEVEGRVNQIKAEIESTDSDWDREKLQERLAKLAGGVCVIKVGAHTEVELKEKKHRIEDAVSATRAAIEEGIVAGGGSALIHAASVLDDNLGLTGDEAAGVRIVRKSVDEPLRWIAENGGVNGYVVITKVRELGVGNGYNAATEEYGDLVAQGVLDPVKVTRSALVNATSIAAMLLTTETLIVEKPEDEDESAGAGQGHGHGHGH is encoded by the coding sequence ATGCCCAAGATCCTGGAGTTCGACGAGAACGCCCGACGCGCCCTCGAGCGCGGCGTCGATGCCCTCGCCAACGCCGTCAAGGTGACGCTCGGCCCCAAGGGCCGCTACGTCGTCCTGGACAAGAAGTGGGGCGCCCCGACCATCACCAACGACGGTGTCACCGTCGCGCGTGAGATCGAGCTGGACGACCCGTTCGAGAACCTCGGCGCCCAGCTGACCAAGGAGGTCGCCACCAAGACCAACGACGTCGCGGGTGACGGCACCACCACGGCCACCGTGCTCGCGCAGGCGATGGTCCACGAGGGCCTCCGCGCGGTCACCGCCGGCGCCAACCCGATGGGCCTCAAGCGAGGCATGGACGCCGCGGCCGAGGCCGTCGGCGAGGCGCTCCGCGCCGCCGCCCGGGAGGTGGACTCCAAGGAGGACATGGCCTCGGTGGCCACCATCTCCAGCCGCGACGCGCACATCGGCGACCTGCTCGCGCAGGCCTTCGACAAGGTCGGCAAGGACGGTGTCATCACCGTCGAGGAGTCCAACACCATGGGCACCGAGCTCGACTTCACCGAGGGCATGCAGTTCGACAAGGGCTACATCTCGGCGTACTTCGTGACCGACCCGGAGCGGATGGAGGCCGTCCTCGACGACCCCTACATCCTGCTGCACCAGGGGAAGATCTCGGCGATCGCCGACCTGCTCCCGCTGCTGGAGAAGGTCATCCAGGCCGGCAAGCCGCTGTTCATCCTCGCCGAGGACGTCGACGGCGAGGCGCTCTCGACCCTGGTCGTCAACAAGATCCGCGGCACCTTCAACGCCGTCGCGGTGAAGGCCCCGGCCTTCGGCGACCGCCGCAAGGCGATGATGCAGGACATCGCGACCCTGACCGGTGGTCAGGTCATCGCCCCCGAGGTCGGCCTCAAGCTCGACCAGGTCGGCCTCGAGGTCCTCGGCCAGGCGCGCCGTGTCGTCATCACCAAGGACAACACCACGATCGTCGACGGCGCCGGTGACACCGCCGAGGTCGAGGGGCGCGTCAACCAGATCAAGGCCGAGATCGAGTCCACCGACTCCGACTGGGACCGCGAGAAGCTCCAGGAGCGCCTCGCGAAGCTGGCCGGCGGCGTGTGCGTCATCAAGGTCGGCGCCCACACCGAGGTGGAGCTGAAGGAGAAGAAGCACCGCATCGAGGACGCCGTCTCCGCGACGCGCGCCGCGATCGAGGAGGGCATCGTCGCCGGCGGCGGCTCCGCCCTCATCCACGCGGCCTCCGTGCTCGACGACAACCTCGGCCTCACCGGCGACGAGGCGGCGGGCGTGCGGATCGTGCGCAAGTCCGTCGACGAGCCGCTGCGCTGGATCGCCGAGAACGGCGGCGTGAACGGCTACGTCGTCATCACCAAGGTCCGCGAGCTCGGCGTCGGCAACGGCTACAACGCCGCCACCGAGGAGTACGGCGACCTGGTCGCCCAGGGCGTCCTGGACCCGGTCAAGGTCACCCGCTCCGCGCTGGTCAACGCCACCTCGATCGCGGCCATGCTGCTGACGACCGAGACGCTGATCGTGGAGAAGCCCGAGGACGAGGACGAGTCCGCCGGGGCCGGCCAGGGCCACGGCCACGGGCACGGCCACTGA
- the groES gene encoding co-chaperone GroES: MSVNIKPLEDRIVVKTLEAEQTTASGLVIPDTAKEKPQEGEVISIGPGRIDDNGNRVPLDVAVGDKVIYSKYGGTEVKYAGEEYLILSARDVLAVVS, encoded by the coding sequence GTGTCGGTCAACATCAAGCCCCTCGAGGACCGCATCGTCGTGAAGACGCTCGAGGCAGAGCAGACCACGGCCTCCGGCCTGGTCATCCCGGACACCGCCAAGGAGAAGCCCCAGGAGGGCGAGGTCATCTCGATCGGCCCCGGCCGCATCGACGACAACGGCAACCGGGTCCCGCTCGACGTCGCCGTGGGCGACAAGGTCATCTACAGCAAGTACGGCGGCACCGAGGTCAAGTACGCCGGCGAGGAGTACCTCATCCTCTCGGCGCGCGACGTCCTCGCCGTCGTTTCCTGA
- a CDS encoding THUMP-like domain-containing protein — protein sequence MDLDAFRWLLTDDGQRLLARAEEVADDDPLRAQAALRRDASAEQVAAALTQATLRVRAAAKFGDLAARLYFTPDGLEQATRLSVATHRAARLEAFRTGSLIDLGCGIGGDLMASARAGITCAGVDLDPVRVEVARANLAALDLPGAVQVADATTIDPSPFDVAYADPARRTGRGRTFDAADWTPPWPFVEKLLRHDACVKVAPGIPHSLVPPGVEAEWVSDHGEVKEAALWSGSLATTARRATVIGDGGLATMTDEDDPGADAVGVLPVGRYLYEPDGAVIRAGLVTAVAAGVRGGLVDEHIAYVTSAEAVTTPFARGYEVLEELPYRDKPLRAALRERGIGRLTIKKRGVDVVPEQLRKRLDLHGDDEATLVMTRVAGSGTALLVRPL from the coding sequence GTGGACCTCGACGCCTTCCGGTGGCTGCTGACCGACGACGGGCAGCGGCTGCTCGCCCGCGCCGAGGAGGTGGCCGACGACGACCCGCTGCGCGCCCAGGCCGCACTGCGGCGCGACGCCTCCGCGGAGCAGGTGGCCGCCGCGCTCACCCAGGCCACCCTGCGGGTGCGGGCGGCCGCGAAGTTCGGCGACCTCGCCGCCCGGCTGTACTTCACGCCCGACGGCCTCGAACAGGCCACCCGGCTGTCGGTGGCGACCCACCGCGCGGCCCGGCTCGAGGCCTTCCGGACCGGCAGCCTGATCGACCTCGGCTGCGGCATCGGGGGCGACCTGATGGCGTCCGCCCGGGCCGGGATCACCTGCGCCGGCGTCGACCTCGACCCCGTGCGGGTCGAGGTGGCCCGCGCCAACCTGGCCGCGCTCGACCTGCCCGGTGCGGTGCAGGTCGCCGACGCCACCACGATCGACCCCTCCCCCTTCGACGTCGCGTACGCCGACCCCGCGCGGCGTACCGGCCGGGGACGGACCTTCGACGCCGCCGACTGGACGCCGCCCTGGCCGTTCGTCGAGAAGCTCCTGCGGCACGACGCCTGCGTGAAGGTCGCGCCGGGGATCCCGCACTCGCTGGTGCCCCCGGGCGTCGAGGCGGAGTGGGTCAGCGACCACGGCGAGGTCAAGGAGGCCGCGCTCTGGTCCGGGAGCCTGGCCACCACCGCCCGGCGCGCCACGGTGATCGGCGACGGCGGGCTGGCGACGATGACCGACGAGGACGACCCGGGCGCGGACGCCGTCGGGGTGCTCCCGGTCGGCCGGTACCTCTACGAGCCGGACGGGGCGGTGATCCGCGCCGGGCTGGTGACCGCGGTCGCGGCCGGCGTGCGCGGCGGCCTGGTCGACGAGCACATCGCCTACGTGACCTCGGCCGAGGCGGTCACGACGCCGTTCGCCCGCGGCTACGAGGTGCTCGAGGAGCTCCCCTACCGCGACAAGCCGCTGCGCGCGGCGCTCCGCGAGCGCGGCATCGGCCGGCTGACGATCAAGAAGCGTGGGGTCGACGTGGTGCCCGAGCAGCTGCGCAAGCGGCTCGACCTGCACGGCGACGACGAGGCCACCCTCGTGATGACCCGCGTCGCCGGGAGCGGTACGGCGCTGCTCGTCCGCCCGCTCTGA
- a CDS encoding MBL fold metallo-hydrolase produces MSARVDHAVVSGTFSLDGETHEVDNNIWVVGDDAECVVIDAPHDVDAIMAVVGDRAVRAILLTHAHDDHSRMAPALRERVVAPIMLHPDDRPLWELTHPQDEDGVLWDVDLGEGFEIVVGGTLLRALHTPGHAPGAVCFYAPSLGCVFTGDTLFQGGPGATGRSFSDRPTIEASIREKLFALPDETVVHTGHGDDTTIGAEKAALA; encoded by the coding sequence GTGAGCGCCCGCGTCGACCACGCGGTGGTCAGCGGCACCTTCTCGCTCGACGGCGAGACCCACGAGGTCGACAACAACATCTGGGTGGTCGGCGACGACGCGGAGTGCGTGGTCATCGACGCGCCCCACGACGTCGACGCGATCATGGCGGTCGTCGGCGACCGTGCGGTGCGCGCGATCCTGCTCACCCACGCCCACGACGACCACAGCCGGATGGCGCCGGCCCTGCGGGAGCGGGTGGTCGCGCCGATCATGCTGCACCCCGACGACCGGCCGCTGTGGGAGCTCACCCACCCCCAGGACGAGGACGGGGTCCTCTGGGACGTCGACCTCGGCGAGGGCTTCGAGATCGTCGTCGGCGGCACCCTGCTGCGGGCGCTGCACACCCCGGGGCACGCCCCGGGCGCGGTCTGCTTCTACGCCCCGTCGCTCGGCTGCGTCTTCACCGGCGACACGCTCTTCCAGGGCGGGCCCGGCGCGACCGGTCGCAGCTTCAGCGATCGGCCCACGATCGAGGCGTCGATCCGCGAGAAGCTCTTCGCGCTGCCCGACGAGACCGTGGTGCACACCGGTCACGGCGACGACACCACGATCGGCGCCGAGAAGGCCGCACTCGCATAG